From one Desulfurococcus sp. genomic stretch:
- a CDS encoding DUF367 family protein, translating into MSTRITVRVYIASYREDDPLKNTALRMARRGYAKLVDPRRFKEKTLVLNPFSSIYLGSWHRQTMLEHGILVVDASWRTLTPLKFTGFRGLHVKLPPLLPGNPVNYGKPCTLSSLEAVAASLYITGFTEDYVKLLGLYKWMETFHELNKELLDAYSKAGSPGELESIILEYWPTGSPC; encoded by the coding sequence ATGTCTACTAGGATTACAGTGAGAGTATACATTGCTTCATACCGTGAAGACGATCCTCTTAAAAATACTGCTTTAAGAATGGCTAGGAGAGGCTACGCTAAGCTCGTAGACCCTAGAAGATTCAAGGAGAAAACACTAGTGCTCAACCCTTTCTCAAGCATATACCTTGGCTCATGGCACCGGCAGACTATGCTAGAGCATGGGATCCTTGTAGTTGACGCTAGCTGGAGGACTCTCACCCCCTTAAAGTTCACGGGGTTTAGAGGCCTGCATGTAAAGCTGCCTCCACTGCTACCAGGCAACCCAGTGAACTACGGGAAACCCTGTACTCTCTCAAGCCTAGAGGCAGTAGCAGCCTCACTCTATATAACCGGGTTCACAGAGGACTACGTGAAGCTTCTAGGATTGTATAAGTGGATGGAAACATTCCATGAGCTTAATAAAGAACTCCTTGACGCATACTCTAAAGCCGGCTCGCCTGGAGAACTAGAATCAATAATACTAGAGTACTGGCCGACTGGATCCCCCTGCTAA
- a CDS encoding DNA-binding protein yields MSASRTLSVGRKSISDYIMEVVLLFQEGHDRLVVKGVGPYISKAVDLYNALVSRIGESIELVNVSIGSERVRGRLKPYILIEIKRKY; encoded by the coding sequence ATGAGTGCTTCAAGGACTCTGAGTGTTGGTAGGAAGAGTATCAGCGACTACATAATGGAGGTTGTCCTGTTATTCCAGGAGGGGCATGATAGACTTGTAGTGAAGGGTGTTGGACCCTATATCAGTAAGGCGGTTGACCTCTATAATGCACTAGTATCTAGGATAGGTGAAAGCATAGAGCTGGTTAACGTGAGTATTGGGAGCGAAAGAGTTAGAGGAAGACTTAAACCCTACATTCTAATAGAGATTAAGAGGAAGTACTAA
- the rgy gene encoding reverse gyrase, which translates to MDPLYKGFCPLCGGDVYSSELEAYGSCRKCSTSSILPVYKNVVEEEFQEFSAFFTKATGGLEPWGAQRVWLKRLTSGENTVLIAPTGMGKTTLITVYALYAALKGKRVLYVVPTRTLLRQVYSRLLDASTRVGFDESMIIAYDSSSSRGRREEVLKRTSSGDYRILLVTNSFLSRRAGSLMVKPSVVIADDVDSIMRSGRSIERLLWILGYNEEVIGLAKRKFSLLWKLMVSSTFNNSDKHVELAREYIEVDSELERRLSEASRSQFIAASATGRMKGLMGRVLRELLRIDVSGVTVYGRDVTDSYALVEPGSLAETLVGLVRRLGAGGIIYIAPRHPFKSEILEELKRALEQLTAAGFRIGEATPGNILRLTRRELDLLVGSASYYGSSVRGIDAPEAIKYVVFAGSPVFTVKLDSLLASPNMTIRILLELSTSEGDSWARSKVTELRRLVYTLSPGELRLLRLALSGRIAEEALTVSEKLASRYLEVKRIYEETLSRIKSLLDEKKVWRVGSITLVSTGSEYTALIPDVMTYIQASGRTSRLHGTRMTHGISIILEYRDLENVVKGLEARMKWVSRELEFRDLGELDLEVEVEKARKTREDTRGAEGLRYKAILLVVESPTKAKTIARFFGRPVARRLGDVVVYEIPAKIGGEIVHFNIMSTRGHIFDLTTSSEGVYGVYIKAGRVSPVYETIKKCRVCGTQFTTGDSCPRCGSRVFSDSKSIVAALRKMASEVDEVYIATDPDVEGEKIAYDVYLAVKYYNKSVWRIELHEITVEELLKALQRRRAVNTRLVEAEVYRRVLDRLVGFKLSDELKSAYKLRNMGAGRVQTPTLGLIIDRFREHVKRRGKRVVFKLGEPLNTSYSILVDKGSELLSRFKEAKRLRLVRTSESEIVVSPKPPYTTDELLADAARLGFPTSLAMRIAQQLFEAGLITYHRTDSHYVSSTGIGVALKYLEDKGLKKLAKPSHWGSPGTHEAIRPVYPYDAEGLLKAVTEGVLNVVIPLTGLHLKLYDLIFKRFTGSQMKSFNAVKSTYSVYLDDVKLGELELIVDILEHGFNVLSGVKVVEALKGVDALEVDVVSVEVHDSSSIPLYSEGELVSVMKNLGLGRPSTYSKIIESLKRHGYVVSSRRKLKLVPTKKGMEAYSYIASRYPDLVSIEATRRLEESIDAIASGLVDASVLIHELTLRLGVLDVFTRGEVALSTSS; encoded by the coding sequence ATGGATCCCTTGTACAAAGGTTTCTGCCCTCTTTGCGGCGGCGACGTTTACTCCAGTGAACTTGAAGCCTACGGCTCCTGCAGGAAGTGTAGTACTAGTAGTATTCTACCCGTCTATAAGAATGTGGTTGAAGAAGAGTTTCAGGAGTTCTCAGCTTTCTTCACTAAGGCTACCGGCGGGCTGGAACCCTGGGGTGCTCAGAGGGTATGGTTGAAAAGGCTTACTTCAGGGGAGAACACGGTTCTAATTGCTCCGACAGGCATGGGTAAGACGACTCTTATAACAGTCTACGCGCTGTACGCTGCTTTAAAGGGGAAACGGGTTCTCTACGTTGTACCCACTAGGACTCTCCTAAGGCAAGTGTATAGTAGGCTGCTCGACGCTTCCACTAGGGTAGGCTTTGATGAATCCATGATAATAGCGTATGACTCCTCGAGTAGCCGGGGAAGGAGAGAAGAGGTGCTTAAACGCACGTCTAGCGGCGACTACAGGATCCTCCTGGTAACTAATAGCTTTCTATCCAGGAGAGCTGGCTCCCTGATGGTTAAGCCTAGTGTAGTCATAGCTGACGACGTGGATAGCATTATGAGGAGTGGGAGGAGTATTGAGAGGCTCCTCTGGATTCTAGGATATAATGAAGAAGTTATAGGTTTAGCTAAAAGAAAGTTCAGTCTTCTCTGGAAGCTCATGGTTAGTAGTACCTTTAATAATAGTGATAAGCATGTTGAACTAGCTAGAGAGTATATTGAAGTCGACTCGGAGCTGGAGAGAAGACTTAGCGAGGCGTCTAGAAGCCAGTTTATTGCTGCATCTGCTACAGGCCGCATGAAGGGTTTAATGGGTAGAGTGCTAAGAGAACTGCTACGCATAGATGTATCCGGTGTAACAGTTTATGGTAGGGATGTAACAGACTCATACGCTCTAGTCGAGCCCGGCAGTCTTGCTGAAACCCTAGTAGGCTTAGTTAGAAGACTGGGAGCCGGGGGAATAATATACATTGCACCCAGGCATCCCTTCAAGAGTGAAATCCTCGAGGAGCTCAAGAGGGCACTCGAGCAGCTGACGGCTGCAGGCTTCAGGATAGGTGAGGCAACACCAGGCAATATACTACGGCTTACCAGAAGAGAACTCGATTTACTCGTGGGGTCAGCGAGCTACTACGGGTCGAGCGTGAGAGGTATTGATGCACCAGAGGCAATAAAATACGTGGTCTTCGCTGGTTCACCAGTATTTACTGTTAAACTCGACTCCCTACTAGCCAGCCCGAACATGACTATACGCATCTTACTCGAGCTATCAACTAGTGAAGGAGATAGCTGGGCTCGAAGTAAGGTTACTGAGCTGAGAAGACTAGTCTACACTCTTTCACCAGGCGAGCTTAGGCTTCTAAGACTAGCTCTCTCAGGTAGGATAGCTGAGGAGGCTTTAACAGTCAGTGAGAAGCTTGCCTCAAGATACCTTGAAGTCAAGAGAATTTACGAGGAAACATTGAGCAGGATTAAATCACTACTCGACGAGAAGAAGGTGTGGCGTGTTGGATCAATAACTCTTGTATCCACAGGGAGCGAGTACACTGCGCTAATACCTGATGTAATGACCTATATACAGGCTAGCGGCAGGACTAGCAGGCTTCACGGGACACGTATGACTCACGGCATATCCATTATACTAGAGTACAGGGATCTAGAGAACGTGGTGAAAGGCCTTGAAGCCAGGATGAAGTGGGTTAGTAGGGAGCTGGAGTTCAGGGATCTAGGAGAACTGGATCTAGAGGTTGAGGTGGAGAAGGCGAGGAAGACCCGGGAGGATACTAGGGGGGCAGAGGGCTTAAGGTACAAGGCAATCCTACTAGTGGTAGAGTCGCCTACAAAGGCTAAGACTATAGCGAGATTCTTTGGGAGACCGGTAGCCAGGCGGCTGGGGGATGTAGTCGTCTACGAGATACCAGCTAAGATTGGAGGGGAGATAGTTCACTTCAATATAATGTCGACCCGGGGACACATATTCGATTTAACGACAAGTAGTGAAGGAGTCTACGGAGTCTACATTAAGGCCGGCAGGGTTTCACCAGTCTACGAGACTATTAAAAAGTGCAGAGTCTGCGGCACTCAGTTTACGACAGGCGACTCTTGTCCTCGCTGCGGTAGCAGAGTCTTCAGTGATTCAAAGTCTATAGTAGCAGCTTTAAGAAAGATGGCTAGCGAAGTTGATGAAGTCTATATTGCAACAGACCCTGATGTTGAAGGAGAGAAGATAGCCTACGATGTATACTTGGCTGTGAAATACTATAATAAAAGTGTGTGGAGAATAGAGCTCCATGAGATAACAGTAGAAGAGCTGCTTAAAGCACTACAGAGGAGGAGGGCAGTTAACACCCGTCTAGTTGAAGCTGAAGTATACAGGCGGGTTCTCGACAGGCTAGTAGGCTTCAAGCTTAGCGATGAATTAAAGAGTGCGTATAAGCTGAGGAACATGGGGGCTGGACGTGTTCAAACACCGACTCTAGGCTTAATTATAGATAGGTTTAGAGAGCATGTTAAAAGACGAGGTAAGAGAGTAGTATTCAAGCTAGGGGAGCCATTAAACACATCCTACTCGATCCTCGTGGATAAGGGCAGCGAGCTACTATCCCGCTTTAAGGAGGCCAAGAGGCTGCGGCTCGTCAGGACTAGTGAGAGTGAGATCGTAGTATCACCGAAGCCGCCTTACACAACAGACGAGCTTCTAGCCGATGCCGCTAGACTCGGATTCCCAACTAGTCTAGCTATGAGGATCGCCCAGCAGCTCTTCGAAGCAGGCTTAATCACTTATCATAGAACTGATAGCCACTATGTTAGTAGCACTGGTATAGGAGTAGCCTTAAAGTACCTTGAGGATAAAGGGCTTAAGAAGCTGGCGAAGCCGAGCCACTGGGGCTCGCCGGGGACGCATGAAGCTATAAGACCCGTCTACCCGTATGATGCTGAAGGCCTGCTTAAAGCTGTAACCGAGGGAGTCCTCAACGTAGTAATACCCTTAACAGGATTACACTTAAAGCTCTACGACTTGATATTCAAGCGGTTTACTGGAAGCCAGATGAAGTCTTTTAATGCTGTTAAATCAACTTACTCCGTATACCTGGATGACGTGAAGCTCGGAGAGCTGGAGCTCATAGTAGATATCCTTGAACACGGATTCAACGTGTTAAGCGGTGTGAAAGTGGTTGAAGCTCTAAAAGGCGTTGACGCTCTCGAAGTAGATGTAGTTAGCGTTGAAGTCCACGACTCCAGTAGTATACCACTCTACAGTGAAGGCGAGCTAGTCTCAGTAATGAAGAATCTTGGGCTCGGCCGCCCCAGCACGTACTCGAAGATTATTGAAAGCTTGAAGAGGCATGGATACGTGGTCTCATCTAGGAGGAAGCTTAAGCTAGTACCGACTAAGAAGGGAATGGAAGCCTACAGCTATATAGCTAGCAGGTACCCGGATCTAGTATCTATTGAAGCGACGAGGAGACTCGAGGAATCCATCGACGCTATAGCAAGCGGGCTTGTAGACGCCTCAGTGCTCATCCACGAGCTTACTCTTAGGCTTGGCGTGCTAGATGTATTCACGCGGGGAGAGGTAGCTCTTAGTACTTCCTCTTAA
- the hisS gene encoding histidine--tRNA ligase, whose amino-acid sequence MSSEDILNPPRGMRDVTGVEAELQEYLFELFKETSRKHGFKPIITPTVEYFKLFEAKSGEEIKKSMYVFQDKAGRTLALRPEVTASIIRAYLRGMRGLPKPIRLYYVAQCFRYEEPQKARYREFWQGGLEVIGDPDVNADLSAAFTASSFLEKLGVKHYYVVGNVALHRALLNGIGLTVDEQDQVLHLIDKDRVSDAVKLVLEKTGREEHAEILLKLLESSMDDALNLLKDAGILRGEEYSSVEASMEATREFIEQLKELGFQAIYEPRLVRGLAYYTGLIFEYKATGGLDVSIGGGGRYDGLTRVYGGEYEYSTGLALGLDRVALLLAPENVLPRRISVVIVMLEDVPLKAGYNLLRKLAEEDLTLIPYRTRSISRALSYASRLNADIAVVIGRRELESKSLTVKNLHTGEQVAIELDSGDKLLEWIKKTNRSKPST is encoded by the coding sequence ATGAGCTCAGAGGACATACTGAATCCTCCAAGAGGCATGAGGGATGTAACAGGTGTTGAAGCCGAGCTACAAGAGTACCTCTTCGAGCTGTTCAAGGAGACATCTAGAAAGCATGGTTTCAAGCCGATTATAACGCCTACAGTAGAGTACTTTAAGCTCTTCGAGGCTAAGAGCGGTGAGGAGATCAAGAAGTCAATGTATGTATTCCAGGATAAAGCCGGGAGAACCCTAGCGTTGAGACCCGAGGTGACAGCCAGCATCATCAGAGCTTATCTCAGAGGCATGCGGGGGCTCCCGAAGCCTATTAGACTATACTATGTAGCCCAATGCTTCAGGTACGAGGAACCCCAGAAAGCCAGGTACAGGGAGTTCTGGCAAGGGGGTTTAGAGGTGATAGGAGACCCTGATGTAAACGCCGATCTCTCAGCAGCTTTCACAGCCAGCAGCTTCCTAGAGAAGCTTGGGGTTAAACACTACTATGTCGTGGGTAATGTAGCCTTACACCGGGCTCTACTGAATGGAATAGGGTTAACCGTGGATGAACAGGACCAGGTACTCCACTTAATAGACAAGGATAGAGTCAGCGACGCTGTTAAACTAGTCTTAGAGAAAACCGGTAGAGAGGAGCATGCTGAAATACTATTAAAGCTCCTGGAGAGCAGCATGGATGACGCGTTAAACTTGTTAAAGGATGCAGGTATCCTAAGGGGGGAGGAGTACTCTAGCGTGGAGGCCAGTATGGAGGCTACGAGAGAGTTCATAGAGCAGTTGAAGGAGCTGGGCTTCCAGGCGATCTACGAGCCACGGCTTGTAAGAGGGCTAGCATACTACACTGGACTGATATTCGAGTACAAGGCTACTGGAGGCTTAGATGTAAGCATAGGGGGAGGTGGAAGATATGATGGGTTAACCAGGGTCTACGGCGGTGAGTACGAGTATTCAACAGGTCTAGCTCTAGGCTTAGATAGAGTGGCACTACTACTGGCCCCCGAGAATGTTCTACCAAGGAGGATTAGCGTGGTGATCGTAATGCTCGAGGATGTACCACTTAAAGCTGGATACAACCTCTTAAGGAAGCTAGCAGAGGAGGATTTAACTCTAATCCCCTACAGGACGCGCTCCATATCACGGGCTTTAAGCTATGCTAGCAGGCTGAACGCTGATATAGCAGTAGTTATAGGTAGAAGAGAGCTTGAATCTAAATCCCTGACAGTTAAGAATCTCCACACAGGAGAACAGGTCGCTATTGAATTAGACAGCGGGGACAAACTACTCGAGTGGATTAAGAAAACAAATAGGAGTAAACCTAGTACTTGA
- a CDS encoding endonuclease, which translates to MSRSGAPRVVFDTATCRGVVVDQPSIEALVEKWFGRRSEEGLILDLVEVSYLILEGRAVVETRRGVVLESLGSLMEEAPSCFKDFFWPQLLVYKDLRDRGRRVQILGQGRFLVRDKHGSLRIVRVLEEKREVSIQELMKEVEDARSNSLSLVLAIVSLQGDVTYYEAGKVSLEAG; encoded by the coding sequence TTGAGTAGAAGTGGAGCTCCAAGAGTAGTCTTCGATACAGCAACATGCAGGGGGGTTGTCGTAGATCAACCTAGTATTGAAGCCCTCGTCGAGAAGTGGTTTGGCAGGAGGAGCGAGGAGGGATTAATACTCGACCTCGTCGAAGTATCGTATTTAATCCTTGAGGGTAGAGCGGTGGTTGAAACTAGGAGGGGGGTAGTCTTAGAGAGCTTGGGGTCCCTGATGGAGGAGGCCCCCAGCTGCTTCAAGGATTTCTTCTGGCCGCAGCTCCTAGTCTACAAGGATTTAAGGGATAGAGGAAGAAGGGTGCAGATACTCGGGCAGGGTAGATTCCTTGTGAGAGATAAGCATGGTAGCCTAAGGATTGTCCGTGTGCTCGAGGAGAAGAGAGAGGTCAGCATACAAGAGTTAATGAAGGAGGTAGAGGATGCTAGAAGCAACAGCCTCAGCTTGGTTCTCGCTATAGTCAGCTTGCAGGGCGATGTAACGTACTATGAAGCCGGGAAGGTAAGCCTGGAGGCGGGTTAA